The DNA sequence GAAAATGCTTCTTCAAGTCGCGGACGCTCAGCAGTGGTTTGTCAGTCGCGGACATTCATCGCACTCCTCAGACCGTCGCTGAGCAGATTGAGGCACAGCGAGGTGGCAAAGATCATCACCCCCGGCAACGCAGCCAGCCACGGGTTCACATAGATGGCCGACCGCAGCGTGTTCAGCATCAGCCCCCATTCCGGTTCGGGCGGGCGCACGCCGATGCCCAGAAACGACAGCCCCGCCGCCAGGATCATGCAGACGGACGTCAACGAGGTCGCATAGACGAAGATCGGCGAGAGCACGTTGCCGATCACATGCACCCGGACCACCGTCAGCGCATTCGCCCCCGACGCCCGCGCCGCGTCGATGTAATCGAGGCTGCGCACGCCCGATGTCACCGCCTCGGCCACCCGCGTCACCGGCGGGATGAACACGATGGTCAGCGACACCAGGCTGTTCAGCACCCCCGCCCCCAAGGCGCCCGAGATGGCGATGGCCAGCAGGACCGACGGAAAGGCAAAGAACACGTCCACGACCCGCATGATGATCGTGTTGGTGATGCCGCCGACATAGCCCGCGATGATCCCCAACGTGCCGCCGATGAAGAAGGCCAGCACCACCGGCATCAGCCCGATGAACAGCGTCAGCCGCCCGCCATGGATCAGCCGGGACAGCATGTCGCGGCCCTGCTCGTCCGTGCCCAGCAGGTGGCCGGGCGTGCCGGGGGCGGCCAGGCGGTTGATCATGCTGCCCTGATAGGGGTCGGCCAGGCCCAGCCAGGGCGCGAAGACCGCCGACAGGACCAGCAGCGCCAGCACGGCCGCGCAGATCATCGACACCGGGTCGTGCCGCAGCCGCGCCAGCACGCCCGACCAGTAGCCGCGCTGCGCGGGCGGGACGGCGGGGATGGTTGTGGTCACCTGAACCATGCGCTCAGCTCCTTTTCACGCGGGGGTCGATGGCGGCCTGGGCCACATCGACGATCAGGTTCATGCCGACGAAGAACATGGCCAGCACCAGGATCGTCCCCTGGAGCAGCGGCAGGTCGCGCTGAAAGATCGCGTTGGACAGCAGGAACCCCGATCCGGGCCAGTTGAACACCGTCTCGATCAGGATCGACCCGCCCAGCAGGTATCCCAGCTGCAACCCCATCACCGACAGCGCAGTGGCGGCGGCGTTGCGGGCCACGTGGCGCAGCACGTCACCGCGGCTGAGACCCTTGGCGTAAAGCGCCGTCACGAAATCCATGGACAGGATGTCGCCCGCCAGCGCCCGGACGGTGCGTGCGACGATGCCGATGGGCACCACCGCCAGCGTCACCGCAGGCAGGACCAGGTGGCGCATATGCGCCCAGTCCCATTGCCAGTCCTGCGACCCGCCCGGCCCCGCGCCCATCGACGGCAGCCAGCCCAGATTGACCGAAAAGATGATGACCAGCACGATGCCCAGCCAATAGTTCGGCACCGACACCCCGGTGATCGAAAGCGCCGTCACCGCCCGGTCAAGCGCCGTGTCGCGGAAATAGCCCGCCAGGAACCCCAGGAAGATGCCGATCGGAAAGGCGATCACCGCCGCCGCCGCCGCCAGCAGCAGCGAATTGCCGACCGCGCCGAAGACTTCGGCCGCGACGGGGCGGCCCGACGCGATTGAGCGGCCCATCTCTCCCTGCAGCAGGTTGCCGACCCAGATCAGGTATTGCACCGGCACCGGCTTGTCCAAGCCGTATGCCGCGCGCATCGCGGCCTGCTGTTCGGCGGTGGCATCGACCGGCATGATGGCCGTCAGCGGGTCGCCCGGCGCGATCTGTACCAGCGCAAAGCAGACGACCGACACCCCGAAGGCCACCGGCAGCACCAGGATCAGGCGTCGAAGGAAATAGCTGAGCACGTCATGTGTCCCTGGCTGGGCCGCACCCGCAACGGGCGCGGCCGGTTGCGGGTCACTCGGCCATCGTTATGGACGAGAAGTTCAGGTACCAGTTCTGCGGTTGCACGAAGCCCTGTACCTTGGGCGACATGGCGCGGGGCGCCACGTCATGCGTGACCATCAGGAACAGCGCATCATCGACGAACTTCTCATGCGTGCGGCGCAGGACCGCGTCCTGTTCGGCGGGGTCGAAGGTCGTCTTGATCTCCTCGAACAGGCCCTGCATGTCCTCGTCGCAGTAATGGCCCCAGTTGGTGCCGTTAGGTGCCATCAGGTCGCAATCCAGGTGCCGGATGAAGCCGGTGAACGGGTCCTGGATGAAGTAGGTGAAGTTGATCGACTGCGATCCCTCGACCGACGGATCGGCGGCGCCTGCGCGCCACAGGTTGATCATCTGGTTCCACTCGACGACCATGAACTCGACGTCGATCCAGGCTTGGGCCAGCGACTGCTGGATGTATTCGTTCATCGGCAGCGGCAGCATCTGGCCCGACCCGGAGGGAGAGATCAGCGCCTTGACCTTCAGCCGGTTGTCGGGGCCGAACCCGGCCTCGGTCATCAAGGCCTGCGCGGCCTCCAGGTCATAGGTGACGTCGAAATCCGGCTCTCCGAACCATTGCGATTCGGGCGGCACGAACCCCTTGGCCGGGATCATCAGCCCGCCCAGCAGCGCGCCCATCGCCTCGCGGTCGATGGCCAGGTTCGCGGCCTTGCGCACGCGGATGTCGTTCCAGGGCGACCCCTCGACCCGGCTCAGGTGCCAGGTCCAGTTATGCGGCAGCGCATTCTGGGTGATGGCAAAGCCGTTGCCCTGCATCGCGGGGATGGTGTCGGGGGCCGGCGCCTCGATCCAGTCGACCTGCCCCGACATCAGCGCGGCCGAGCGTGCATTCGATTCCGGCAACGGGATCAGCACCAGCCGGTCCAGCTTGGGAATGCGCGTCTCGTCCCAGTAATCGGCAAAGGGCACCAGCTCGGCCCGTTCGCGCGGGACAAAGGATTCCATCATCCACGGCCCCGTCCCCGACGGCTTGGCCGCGACCTGCTCCCAGTCCTTGCCCAGAGCCTCCCAGTTGGCCTTGGACGACATCATCACCCAGGCCAGCTGATAGGGCAGCGTGGCGTCCGGCTCATGCGTGATGATCTCGACCGTCAGATCGTCCACGGCGCGATAGCTGGCGATGGCGGGAATGCGCGACTTGCCCTGCGCCGATTGGCGCGGATCATACTGTTCGGCGCTTTCGTCCAGCAGCTTGTCCAGGTTCCAGACCACGTTCTCGGCGTTGAACGGGCTGCCGTCGTGGAAGGTCACCCCCTCGCGCAGCGTGAAGGTCCAGCGGGTGCGGTCGGCCTCGTCGGCCTCCCATGCGGTGGCCAGGCCCGGCACCAGGCCGGACGGCCCGTCGCCCTGCGTCAGATCCCAGTTGATCAGCGCGTCATAGACCGTATAGCCGATAAAGCGCAGCCCCTCGCCGCCCTGATCGGGCTGGCCGGTGGTCAGCGGGATGTCGGCGGCGGTCATGCCGATGCGCAGCGTGCCTTGGGCCATGGCCGCAGGTCCGGCCAGCACCGCCACCGAAAGCGCCAATGCGGCGATGCCTTTTCTCAGATCAAGCACGGTCGTTCTCCCTGTTGGCCGGGGTCGTTGCTGCCCCGAATTGGGATCACCTTGGACCGCCGCTGCAGGGCTGCGCAGCGGCGGGCGGGCATCGCGCGGGGGTCGGTTCGCAAAAAACCTGCGTGCTGCACGCCGGGCGGTCAGATTGCTGACAATTCCTGCACGCAATGTTTTCGCCATCGCGGCCGGTCTTTCGGGATGGACAGCGCATCGATAAGCGGGCCACAGGCGCGGGATGATCCTGCTGGCCAATCCCAATGCGAACCCGGTCACGACCGCGGCGATGTGCGCGATCGCGGCGCCGTGGCTGGCGGACCTTCAGGGGTGGACGGCGCCCACAGGGCCGCAGGTGATCGTCACCCCGGACCAGTTGGACCGTGCGGCCGACGGCATCGCGGCGCTGCACCCGCCCGCGGCGTGTCGCGGCGTGATCGTCGCCGCCTTCGGCGATCCGGGCGCGGATCGGCTGGCAGCCCGCCTTGCGGTGCCGGTGATCGGCATCGGGGCCGCAGCCGCGCGGGCGGCGGCGCAGGGGGGGCGCGCCTTTGCGGTCGCGACCACCACCCCTGCCCTGCGGGACCGGATCGACGCGCTGATGCGGGGGCAGCCCGGCCGCTATCTGGGGTGTCACCTGACCGACAGCCCAGATGTGATGGGCGATCCCGACGCGCTGGATCACGCCCTGCTGGAGGCGGTGATGCGGGCCGCGGCAGCCGGTGCCGAGGCGGTGATCATCGGCGGCGGCCCATTGGCGCAGGCGGCGGTCCGGCTGGCGCCCCTGTCCCCCGTACCGCTGATCCAGCCCGTCCCCGAGGCCGCGCGCGCGATGGCGCAGCTGCTGGCCCGCTGAGGTTACAGGTCCTCGATCCGGACATGGGCGCGGGTGCCGCCCAGGGACTGGAACGCCCGCTGGCGGCAGGTCAGGACCAGCACCTGCTGATCGGTGGCGACGCGGTGCAGCGCGGTGAACATCGCCTCGATCCGGTCGTCATCGGTGTGGACCAGCGCATCGTCCAGGATCACCGGGACCGGCCGCCCGGCCTGCGCGAACAGGCGCGCAAAGGCCAGCCGCGTCAGGATCGCCACCTGTTCGCGCGTGCCGCCCGACAGGATGTCCAGCGGTTCGGCCTGTCCGTCACGGGTCAGCGCATGCGGCAGCAGGGTCTGGTCGTCGATCTGCAGCGCCGCGCCGGGATGAAGGATCGACAACAGCGGCTGCAGCTCGCGCACCACCGGCTTGAAATAGGCATCGCGCTGGCGCGTGCGCGCCTGCTCCAGCGTGTCGCGCAGGCGCGTCAGGGCGGCCATCTCGGCGGCATAGCGGTCAGCGCGGGCGTGGGCCTCGGCGCACTGCCCGGACAGTTCGTCCAGCGTTTCCTCGATCCCCTCCTCGGCCAACAGCGCGATGCGGGTGTTCAGCGCGGCAAGGTCGCGCTCCATCGTCTCCGCGTCGCGCC is a window from the Paracoccus marcusii genome containing:
- a CDS encoding ABC transporter permease; this encodes MVQVTTTIPAVPPAQRGYWSGVLARLRHDPVSMICAAVLALLVLSAVFAPWLGLADPYQGSMINRLAAPGTPGHLLGTDEQGRDMLSRLIHGGRLTLFIGLMPVVLAFFIGGTLGIIAGYVGGITNTIIMRVVDVFFAFPSVLLAIAISGALGAGVLNSLVSLTIVFIPPVTRVAEAVTSGVRSLDYIDAARASGANALTVVRVHVIGNVLSPIFVYATSLTSVCMILAAGLSFLGIGVRPPEPEWGLMLNTLRSAIYVNPWLAALPGVMIFATSLCLNLLSDGLRSAMNVRD
- a CDS encoding ABC transporter permease, with the protein product MLSYFLRRLILVLPVAFGVSVVCFALVQIAPGDPLTAIMPVDATAEQQAAMRAAYGLDKPVPVQYLIWVGNLLQGEMGRSIASGRPVAAEVFGAVGNSLLLAAAAAVIAFPIGIFLGFLAGYFRDTALDRAVTALSITGVSVPNYWLGIVLVIIFSVNLGWLPSMGAGPGGSQDWQWDWAHMRHLVLPAVTLAVVPIGIVARTVRALAGDILSMDFVTALYAKGLSRGDVLRHVARNAAATALSVMGLQLGYLLGGSILIETVFNWPGSGFLLSNAIFQRDLPLLQGTILVLAMFFVGMNLIVDVAQAAIDPRVKRS
- a CDS encoding ABC transporter substrate-binding protein — encoded protein: MLDLRKGIAALALSVAVLAGPAAMAQGTLRIGMTAADIPLTTGQPDQGGEGLRFIGYTVYDALINWDLTQGDGPSGLVPGLATAWEADEADRTRWTFTLREGVTFHDGSPFNAENVVWNLDKLLDESAEQYDPRQSAQGKSRIPAIASYRAVDDLTVEIITHEPDATLPYQLAWVMMSSKANWEALGKDWEQVAAKPSGTGPWMMESFVPRERAELVPFADYWDETRIPKLDRLVLIPLPESNARSAALMSGQVDWIEAPAPDTIPAMQGNGFAITQNALPHNWTWHLSRVEGSPWNDIRVRKAANLAIDREAMGALLGGLMIPAKGFVPPESQWFGEPDFDVTYDLEAAQALMTEAGFGPDNRLKVKALISPSGSGQMLPLPMNEYIQQSLAQAWIDVEFMVVEWNQMINLWRAGAADPSVEGSQSINFTYFIQDPFTGFIRHLDCDLMAPNGTNWGHYCDEDMQGLFEEIKTTFDPAEQDAVLRRTHEKFVDDALFLMVTHDVAPRAMSPKVQGFVQPQNWYLNFSSITMAE
- a CDS encoding aspartate/glutamate racemase family protein, with the protein product MILLANPNANPVTTAAMCAIAAPWLADLQGWTAPTGPQVIVTPDQLDRAADGIAALHPPAACRGVIVAAFGDPGADRLAARLAVPVIGIGAAAARAAAQGGRAFAVATTTPALRDRIDALMRGQPGRYLGCHLTDSPDVMGDPDALDHALLEAVMRAAAAGAEAVIIGGGPLAQAAVRLAPLSPVPLIQPVPEAARAMAQLLAR